In Nomia melanderi isolate GNS246 chromosome 5, iyNomMela1, whole genome shotgun sequence, a single genomic region encodes these proteins:
- the rictor gene encoding rapamycin-insensitive companion of Tor isoform X1, with protein sequence MAFRNWKNWGRNLRMSQRRPNTEDSCVQVDLSRGLKENITEILTNLCQTHSVPSVKKLAYLNAIVKLISENDSPDYGYSTDDVFCCLRVGLVHEATQVRAAALRAVRYMLKKEQDVVAINKLQYPYFVARSMDVNLRNEMEGLQALRLVRRILVLAPKHFSPILARSLISLINGGIEEKDGAFRAFLATLCELGVLNSNLLISCGGIGALGRAAMTGQSPAIIESVVGVLLKLLNTPETRSSVSLLCFAAPYCELHSLSIDGTKEERERFAASKLALLSILRSYSGVLHFCRPDDNSGLKAIADILYVEQLEVRGAVLELLYELLDLPLPTWTDEPDVALAAIDPSRTRDSWKLSEGFVAAEGKYILPSLSSRCPNITEIHLALLVYALLECGLHHALAETIVSTDTFISVRAAVLLGALLHLAHSLLPSEVCDLTPPLPNLLEHASTGKHQALAAVTILERMHTMMRRRPAPASLFLDKILQAGSWLRPTLPRRQRTSNRHWLRRESPTTPLLKDAQVLSSKDALAWNWPVVRSILRSREDIMRTLHDSDHRLFMKRLVRYFKPCSNGYSRIELATNANLAREATLAGCDLLNCLLELHEPEGSKLLNELIGDIAEQIACLRTAQSAHECLFSPRHMSTTCCQKYFLFLGQLSQSAKGTVILNGFNLLEKLQDLALATNHDCYVKLIVSSLDYCRDGANRKVMTKIITEATSEGTRLYATQFLRLILRARMSDAYRWAISLLTARLSDSSKTVALTALEALHEACEEPEYLEALLQHESQSRDWSKWLEELGDKGYLLKIRLYSLHQGFTTLSSPTEELERWICPGGFAERYVGLIEGEIHDSLTRRQRDETGSYHRRTTNVPMTPHNIFILPHLVGQLAQYDLGMQLLIRRNVIQRFARVVQRFRMEVGSTDSESNSRCTKTNCSVIDDVCVMSEESSTDETVESNRLETIMDSEVAEATDVCSPQKVDSLVDVRRKTSLDDSRRNTTERTWRLEAKSRDEQNNGLNKKILRVKSALWVLGHAGTSAAGVEQLNHLGTIELITSIAETCLYYSVRATAMYALSLIGTTRAGADALSSFDWPCVRHRRGDHWPVVPPSKYPAPSPIPIQRHHRSLSDGKPELPEPVARRTRNRSESAATDLEARRYALPERGETPSPVSSIQRLSQQDAEGYAKLRSLQRHRRPSYSQSSLEMYSLDGRLSLQSLSEFDSSRSWIAEHIYTPTPPPPEDSNDNLFYMGIALPKRLITIFPEPPQPSILSVTDDIPKSDVETTEVDEESCSEYDEDAEHCRICLVCYNGRISNKDSEQDAKLQRIILRHAQRLANPLWYRHSRQTLLRLRQLHSDKFQDTCLFSDVAARLGSGTYRMPARRFLQELFLDSTFDALYVEPANILKLNASNEEKPLQSPTPAAAEPKPLVPSENKINGRLTFSEIEVTQLDVVTEEAGGDSCKTQQCNKVQEVLRNSERLSDEKLIAEILKPEERIRLSKSSDRILKVTGTNSAISLD encoded by the exons ATGGCATTTCGTAATTGGAAGAATTGGGGTAGAAACCTTCGTATGAGCCAGC GCCGTCCAAACACTGAAGACAGCTGCGTGCAGGTTGATCTGTCAAGAG gaTTAAAGGAAAACATAACTGAAATTTTGACCAATCTCTGTCAGACTCACAGTGTTCCAAGCGTAAAGAAATTAGCGTATCTTAATGCGATTGTTAAACTGATTAGTGAAAATGATTCACCAGATTATGGATATTCTACTGATGATGTCTTCTGCTG TTTACGTGTGGGTCTTGTCCATGAAGCAACACAAGTACGTGCTGCTGCATTGCGAGCAGTTCGATACATGCTCAAGAAAGAGCAAGATGTCGTTGCAATTAACAAATTGCAATATCCATATTTTGTGGCTCGTAGCATGGATGTTAATTTACGAAATGAAATGGAAGGACTGCAAGCCCTTAGACTGGTTAGACGAATTTTAGTATTAGCTCCAAAACATTTTAGTCCTATTTTAGCAAGATCTTTAATCAGTCTGATAAATGGAGGAATCGAAGAGAAAGATGGAGCATTTCGAGCATTCTTAGCAACTCTGTGTGAGTTAGgagttttaaattcaaatttattaatcaGTTGTGGAGGAATTGGTGCTCTTGGAAGAGCTGCCATGACTGGACAAAGTCCTGCTATAATTGAATCTGTTGTAggagttttattaaaattattaaatactccTGAAACTAGGAGTAGCGTTTCTCTTTTATGCTTCGCAGCTCCTTATTGTGAGCTACATTCATTGAGTATAGATGGAACGAAAGAGGAACGAGAAAGATTTGCAGCGAGTAAACTAGCATTATTAAGTATATTAAGATCTTACTCTGGTGTTCTACATTTCTGTCGACCGGACGATAATTCAGGTCTGAAAGCTATAGCAGATATTTTGTATGTTGAACAACTTGAAGTAAGAGGTGCTGTATTAGAATTACTTTACGAATTGTTGGATCTACCATTACCTACATGGACAGATGAACCTGATGTTGCTCTCGCTGCAATAGATCCTAGTAGAACACGTGACTCGTGGAAATTGTCAGAAGGTTTTGTCGCAGCCGAGGGAAAGTATATTTTACCATCTTTATCATCGCGCTGTCCAAACAtaacagaaattcatttagcgtTGTTGGTTTATGCTTTATTGGAATGTGGCTTACATCATGCCCTTGCAGAAACTATAGTTTCTACTGACACTTTTATTTCTGTACGTGCTGCTGTTCTTTTGGGTGCATTATTGCATCTTGCACATTCTTTACTGCCGTCTGAAGTATGTGATCTTACACCGCCGTTACCGAATTTATTGGAACATGCGAGTACAGGAAAGCATCAAGCCTTAGCAGCTGTAACCATTTTGGAACGAATGCATACCATGATGCGTCGGAGACCAGCGCCGGCTAGTTTGTTTcttgataaaattttacaagCGGGTAGTTGGTTGAGACCAACATTACCAAGGCGTCAACGAACTTCTAATAGACACTGGCTACGTAGAGAATCACCAACTACACCTCTTTTAAAGGATGCTCAAGTACTCAGCTCTAAAGACGCACTTGCATGGAATTGGCCGGTGGTGCGATCCATATTACGTTCACGAGAAGATATCATGCGAACTCTTCATGATTCTGATCATAGACTGTTCATGAAAAGGCTTGTACGTTACTTTAAACCATGTTCAAATGGATATAGTAGGATAGAATTAGCAACGAATGCCAATTTAGCACGAGAAGCAACATTAGCTGGTTGTGATTTATTAAACTGTTTATTAGAACTACATGAACCGGAGGGTTCAAAATTGTTGAATGAGTTAATTGGAGATATAGCTGAACAAATTGCTTGTTTACGAACAGCTCAATCTGCTCACGAGTGTCTATTTTCACCTCGTCATATGTCTACCACTTGTTGTCAGaagtattttctatttcttgGACAATTAAGTCAATCAGCGAAAGGAACTGTAATTCTGAATGGGTTTAATTTATTAGAGAAGTTGCAAGACTTAGCTTTAGCTACTAATCATGACTGTTACGTTAAACTTATAGTTTCAAGTTTAGATTATTGTAGAGACGGAgctaatagaaaagtaatgacCAAGATTATTACTGAAGCAACATCAGAAGGTACACGTCTATATGCCACACAGTTCCTTCGATTGATACTCAGAGCCAGAATGTCTGATGCCTATCGATGGGCAATATCACTACTAACTGCTAGATTGTCTGACTCCAGTAAAACTGTAGCATTAACTGCTTTAGAGGCATTACATGAAGCTTGCGAAGAGCCAGAATATTTAGAAGCTCTATTGCAGCATGAAAGTCAATCTCGAGATTGGAGTAAATGGCTTGAAGAGTTAGGTGACAAAGGTTACTTGTTGAAAATTCGACTTTACTCTCTTCATCAAGGTTTTACAACACTATCCTCTCCTACTGAAGAATTAGAAAGATGGATCTGTCCTGGTGGTTTTGCAGAGAGATATGTTGGTTTAATAGAAGGAGAAATACACGATTCATTAACCCGTCGTCAAAGAGACGAAACTGGAAGTTATCACAGAAGAACAACTAACGTTCCCATGACGCctcataatattttcattctacCACATTTAGTAGGGCAGTTGGCACAATACGATTTAGGCATGCAGTTACTGATACGTCGAAATGTGATACAACGATTCGCTCGAGTCGTTCAACGGTTTAGAATGGAAGTAGGCAGTACTGACTCAGAATCAAACTCAAGATGCACCAAAACTAATTGTTCTGTAATCGACGATGTTTGCGTAATGTCAGAAGAATCTAGTACGGATGAGACAGTAGAATCAAATAGATTAGAAACAATAATGGATTCTGAAGTCGCTGAGGCAACGGATGTATGTAGTCCTCAAAAAGTTGATTCTTTGGTGGATGTTCGTCGTAAAACAAGTTTAGATGATTCCAGACGTAATACTACAGAAAGAACTTGGAGATTAGAGGCTAAATCTCGAGATGAGCAAAATAAtggtttaaataaaaagattttaagAGTAAAGTCTGCATTATGGGTGCTTGGTCATGCAGGAACATCAGCTGCGGGTGTGGAACAGTTGAATcatttaggaacaatagaattgaTAACATCCATTGCTGAGACTTGTTTGTATTATTCGGTTCGAGCAACAGCTATGTACGCTCTCAGTCTTATTGGAACTACTCGCGCGGGTGCTGATGCTTTGTCTTCTTTTGACTGGCCATGCGTTAGACACAGACGTGGTGATCACTGGCCTGTTGTACCTCCTAGCAAATATCCAGCGCCGAGTCCAATTCCTATACAACGACACCATAGAAGCCTTAGCGATGGCAAGCCAGAATTACCAGAACCAGTGGCTCGAAGGACCAGAAATCGATCTGAAAGTGCAGCTACAGATCTTGAAGCAAGACGTTATGCTTTACC agaaagaggagaaacaCCAAGTCCCGTTTCTAGTATTCAAAGATTAAGTCAACAGGATGCTGAGGGATATGCGAAACTCCGTAGCCTGCAACGCCATCGAAGACCGAGTTATTCTCAGAGTAGTTTGGAG ATGTATAGTTTGGATGGTCGACTTTCATTGCAAAGTTTATCAGAATTTGACTCGTCTCGCAGCTGGATTGCAGAGCACATATATACTCCGACACCCCCACCTCCTGAAGATAGTaacgataatttattttacatggGTATTGCTCTTCCAAAAAGACTTATAACTATATTTCCGGAACCACCACAGCCGTCGATTTTGTCTGTAACCGACGATATACCTAAATCTGATGTAGAAACGACTGAAGTAGACGAAGAATCCTGTTCGGAATATGACGAGGATGCGGAACATTGCCGTATCTGTTTAGTGTGTTATAATGGCAGAATTAGTAATAAAGATTCAGAACAAGATGCTAAATTACAAAG gATAATACTTAGACACGCACAGCGATTAGCGAATCCCTTATGGTATCGACATAGTCGACAGACCCTGCTTAGACTGCGACAGCTGCATTCAGACAAATTTCAG GATACTTGTTTATTTTCGGATGTAGCAGCTCGTTTAGGTAGCGGTACTTACAGAATGCCGGCACGACGATTTCTACAGGAATTGTTTCTAGACTCTACATTTGATGCA CTTTATGTAGAACCTgcaaatattctaaaattaaatGCGAGTAATGAGGAAAAACCGTTACAATCGCCCACTCCTGCGGCAGCTGAACCCAAGCCCCTTGTGCcttcagaaaataaaatcaatggaAGACTTACTTTTTCTGAGATTGAAGTAACGCAACTGGATGTTGTCACCGAGGAGGCAGGAGGCGATTCCTGTAAAACACAACAATGCAATAAAGTGCAAGAAGTTTTGAGGAATTCCGAACGACTGAGCGATGAAAAACTAATAGCCGAAATTTTGAAACCGGAAGAAAGAATACGTCTATCAAAGAGTTCTGATAGAATATTAAAGGTAACAGGTACAAACAGTGCCATCAGCCTTGATTAG
- the Gmer gene encoding GDP-L-fucose synthase-like protein, which produces MSEKEKTVLVTGGTGLVGKAIQMIIENDKNENENWIFVGSKDADLCNKQSTEKLFEKHKPTHVVHLAAMVGGLFHNMAHNLDFLRNNIHMNDNVLQTAHENGVVKVISCLSTCIFPDKTTYPIDETMIHNGPPHPSNYGYSYAKRLIDVANRGYYEQHGRLYTSIVPCNVFGPNDNFHPSASHVIPGLMRRLYDLIKDGNTEDKEFTVLGSGKPLRQFIYSLDLAKLIIWVLREYDSVEPIILSVDESQEVTISQVAEAIAQAFNFKGKIVYDVSAADGQYKKTASNGKLRKYLPDFEFTPFNQAIKESVDWYITNYNQARN; this is translated from the exons atgtCTGAGAAAGAAAAAACGGTACTTGTAACTGGTGGGACAGGATTAGTGGGTAAAGCCATTCAGATGATTATTGAaaacgataaaaatgaaaatgagaattgGATATTTGTAGGCTCTAAAGATGCAGACTTatg TAATAAGCAAAGTACagagaaattattcgaaaaacaTAAACCAACACATGTTGTTCACTTGGCTGCTATGGTTGGTGGTCTATTTCACAATATGGCACATAATTTGGATTTTTTG aggaataatattcatatgaaTGATAATGTATTACAAACTGCTCATGAAAATGGGGTCGTTAAAGTTATTTCATGTTTATCAACTTGCATATTTCCTGATAAAACAACATATCCCATTGATGAAACTATG atTCATAATGGACCACCACATCCATCAAATTATGGTTATAGTTATGCTAAGCGTCTTATAGATGTAGCAAATAGGGGTTATTATGAACAACATGGTAGGCTTTATACCAGTATCGTTCCTTGCAATGTGTTTGGCCCAAATGATAATTTCCATCCTAGTGCTAGTCATGTAATACCAGGATTAATGCGCAGACTTTATGATTTGATAAAAGATG GAAATACAGAAGATAAAGAATTTACAGTACTGGGTTCTGGAAAACCCTTGAGACagtttatttatagtttagATCTAGCTAAATTGATAATATGGGTATTGAGAGAATATGATTCTGTGGAGCCAATAATATTATCAG TGGATGAATCACAAGAAGTTACAATATCGCAAGTAGCTGAAGCAATTGCACAGGCATTTAACTTCAAAGGAAAAATAGTATATGATGTATCCGCAGCTGATGGACAATATAAAAAAACAGCAAGCAATGGAAAACTGCGAAAATATTTACCAGATTTTGAATTTACACCATTCAATCAAGCCATTAAAGAAAGTGTTGATTGgtatataacaaattataatcaggctagaaattaa
- the rictor gene encoding rapamycin-insensitive companion of Tor isoform X2, with the protein MLKKEQDVVAINKLQYPYFVARSMDVNLRNEMEGLQALRLVRRILVLAPKHFSPILARSLISLINGGIEEKDGAFRAFLATLCELGVLNSNLLISCGGIGALGRAAMTGQSPAIIESVVGVLLKLLNTPETRSSVSLLCFAAPYCELHSLSIDGTKEERERFAASKLALLSILRSYSGVLHFCRPDDNSGLKAIADILYVEQLEVRGAVLELLYELLDLPLPTWTDEPDVALAAIDPSRTRDSWKLSEGFVAAEGKYILPSLSSRCPNITEIHLALLVYALLECGLHHALAETIVSTDTFISVRAAVLLGALLHLAHSLLPSEVCDLTPPLPNLLEHASTGKHQALAAVTILERMHTMMRRRPAPASLFLDKILQAGSWLRPTLPRRQRTSNRHWLRRESPTTPLLKDAQVLSSKDALAWNWPVVRSILRSREDIMRTLHDSDHRLFMKRLVRYFKPCSNGYSRIELATNANLAREATLAGCDLLNCLLELHEPEGSKLLNELIGDIAEQIACLRTAQSAHECLFSPRHMSTTCCQKYFLFLGQLSQSAKGTVILNGFNLLEKLQDLALATNHDCYVKLIVSSLDYCRDGANRKVMTKIITEATSEGTRLYATQFLRLILRARMSDAYRWAISLLTARLSDSSKTVALTALEALHEACEEPEYLEALLQHESQSRDWSKWLEELGDKGYLLKIRLYSLHQGFTTLSSPTEELERWICPGGFAERYVGLIEGEIHDSLTRRQRDETGSYHRRTTNVPMTPHNIFILPHLVGQLAQYDLGMQLLIRRNVIQRFARVVQRFRMEVGSTDSESNSRCTKTNCSVIDDVCVMSEESSTDETVESNRLETIMDSEVAEATDVCSPQKVDSLVDVRRKTSLDDSRRNTTERTWRLEAKSRDEQNNGLNKKILRVKSALWVLGHAGTSAAGVEQLNHLGTIELITSIAETCLYYSVRATAMYALSLIGTTRAGADALSSFDWPCVRHRRGDHWPVVPPSKYPAPSPIPIQRHHRSLSDGKPELPEPVARRTRNRSESAATDLEARRYALPERGETPSPVSSIQRLSQQDAEGYAKLRSLQRHRRPSYSQSSLEMYSLDGRLSLQSLSEFDSSRSWIAEHIYTPTPPPPEDSNDNLFYMGIALPKRLITIFPEPPQPSILSVTDDIPKSDVETTEVDEESCSEYDEDAEHCRICLVCYNGRISNKDSEQDAKLQRIILRHAQRLANPLWYRHSRQTLLRLRQLHSDKFQDTCLFSDVAARLGSGTYRMPARRFLQELFLDSTFDALYVEPANILKLNASNEEKPLQSPTPAAAEPKPLVPSENKINGRLTFSEIEVTQLDVVTEEAGGDSCKTQQCNKVQEVLRNSERLSDEKLIAEILKPEERIRLSKSSDRILKVTGTNSAISLD; encoded by the exons ATGCTCAAGAAAGAGCAAGATGTCGTTGCAATTAACAAATTGCAATATCCATATTTTGTGGCTCGTAGCATGGATGTTAATTTACGAAATGAAATGGAAGGACTGCAAGCCCTTAGACTGGTTAGACGAATTTTAGTATTAGCTCCAAAACATTTTAGTCCTATTTTAGCAAGATCTTTAATCAGTCTGATAAATGGAGGAATCGAAGAGAAAGATGGAGCATTTCGAGCATTCTTAGCAACTCTGTGTGAGTTAGgagttttaaattcaaatttattaatcaGTTGTGGAGGAATTGGTGCTCTTGGAAGAGCTGCCATGACTGGACAAAGTCCTGCTATAATTGAATCTGTTGTAggagttttattaaaattattaaatactccTGAAACTAGGAGTAGCGTTTCTCTTTTATGCTTCGCAGCTCCTTATTGTGAGCTACATTCATTGAGTATAGATGGAACGAAAGAGGAACGAGAAAGATTTGCAGCGAGTAAACTAGCATTATTAAGTATATTAAGATCTTACTCTGGTGTTCTACATTTCTGTCGACCGGACGATAATTCAGGTCTGAAAGCTATAGCAGATATTTTGTATGTTGAACAACTTGAAGTAAGAGGTGCTGTATTAGAATTACTTTACGAATTGTTGGATCTACCATTACCTACATGGACAGATGAACCTGATGTTGCTCTCGCTGCAATAGATCCTAGTAGAACACGTGACTCGTGGAAATTGTCAGAAGGTTTTGTCGCAGCCGAGGGAAAGTATATTTTACCATCTTTATCATCGCGCTGTCCAAACAtaacagaaattcatttagcgtTGTTGGTTTATGCTTTATTGGAATGTGGCTTACATCATGCCCTTGCAGAAACTATAGTTTCTACTGACACTTTTATTTCTGTACGTGCTGCTGTTCTTTTGGGTGCATTATTGCATCTTGCACATTCTTTACTGCCGTCTGAAGTATGTGATCTTACACCGCCGTTACCGAATTTATTGGAACATGCGAGTACAGGAAAGCATCAAGCCTTAGCAGCTGTAACCATTTTGGAACGAATGCATACCATGATGCGTCGGAGACCAGCGCCGGCTAGTTTGTTTcttgataaaattttacaagCGGGTAGTTGGTTGAGACCAACATTACCAAGGCGTCAACGAACTTCTAATAGACACTGGCTACGTAGAGAATCACCAACTACACCTCTTTTAAAGGATGCTCAAGTACTCAGCTCTAAAGACGCACTTGCATGGAATTGGCCGGTGGTGCGATCCATATTACGTTCACGAGAAGATATCATGCGAACTCTTCATGATTCTGATCATAGACTGTTCATGAAAAGGCTTGTACGTTACTTTAAACCATGTTCAAATGGATATAGTAGGATAGAATTAGCAACGAATGCCAATTTAGCACGAGAAGCAACATTAGCTGGTTGTGATTTATTAAACTGTTTATTAGAACTACATGAACCGGAGGGTTCAAAATTGTTGAATGAGTTAATTGGAGATATAGCTGAACAAATTGCTTGTTTACGAACAGCTCAATCTGCTCACGAGTGTCTATTTTCACCTCGTCATATGTCTACCACTTGTTGTCAGaagtattttctatttcttgGACAATTAAGTCAATCAGCGAAAGGAACTGTAATTCTGAATGGGTTTAATTTATTAGAGAAGTTGCAAGACTTAGCTTTAGCTACTAATCATGACTGTTACGTTAAACTTATAGTTTCAAGTTTAGATTATTGTAGAGACGGAgctaatagaaaagtaatgacCAAGATTATTACTGAAGCAACATCAGAAGGTACACGTCTATATGCCACACAGTTCCTTCGATTGATACTCAGAGCCAGAATGTCTGATGCCTATCGATGGGCAATATCACTACTAACTGCTAGATTGTCTGACTCCAGTAAAACTGTAGCATTAACTGCTTTAGAGGCATTACATGAAGCTTGCGAAGAGCCAGAATATTTAGAAGCTCTATTGCAGCATGAAAGTCAATCTCGAGATTGGAGTAAATGGCTTGAAGAGTTAGGTGACAAAGGTTACTTGTTGAAAATTCGACTTTACTCTCTTCATCAAGGTTTTACAACACTATCCTCTCCTACTGAAGAATTAGAAAGATGGATCTGTCCTGGTGGTTTTGCAGAGAGATATGTTGGTTTAATAGAAGGAGAAATACACGATTCATTAACCCGTCGTCAAAGAGACGAAACTGGAAGTTATCACAGAAGAACAACTAACGTTCCCATGACGCctcataatattttcattctacCACATTTAGTAGGGCAGTTGGCACAATACGATTTAGGCATGCAGTTACTGATACGTCGAAATGTGATACAACGATTCGCTCGAGTCGTTCAACGGTTTAGAATGGAAGTAGGCAGTACTGACTCAGAATCAAACTCAAGATGCACCAAAACTAATTGTTCTGTAATCGACGATGTTTGCGTAATGTCAGAAGAATCTAGTACGGATGAGACAGTAGAATCAAATAGATTAGAAACAATAATGGATTCTGAAGTCGCTGAGGCAACGGATGTATGTAGTCCTCAAAAAGTTGATTCTTTGGTGGATGTTCGTCGTAAAACAAGTTTAGATGATTCCAGACGTAATACTACAGAAAGAACTTGGAGATTAGAGGCTAAATCTCGAGATGAGCAAAATAAtggtttaaataaaaagattttaagAGTAAAGTCTGCATTATGGGTGCTTGGTCATGCAGGAACATCAGCTGCGGGTGTGGAACAGTTGAATcatttaggaacaatagaattgaTAACATCCATTGCTGAGACTTGTTTGTATTATTCGGTTCGAGCAACAGCTATGTACGCTCTCAGTCTTATTGGAACTACTCGCGCGGGTGCTGATGCTTTGTCTTCTTTTGACTGGCCATGCGTTAGACACAGACGTGGTGATCACTGGCCTGTTGTACCTCCTAGCAAATATCCAGCGCCGAGTCCAATTCCTATACAACGACACCATAGAAGCCTTAGCGATGGCAAGCCAGAATTACCAGAACCAGTGGCTCGAAGGACCAGAAATCGATCTGAAAGTGCAGCTACAGATCTTGAAGCAAGACGTTATGCTTTACC agaaagaggagaaacaCCAAGTCCCGTTTCTAGTATTCAAAGATTAAGTCAACAGGATGCTGAGGGATATGCGAAACTCCGTAGCCTGCAACGCCATCGAAGACCGAGTTATTCTCAGAGTAGTTTGGAG ATGTATAGTTTGGATGGTCGACTTTCATTGCAAAGTTTATCAGAATTTGACTCGTCTCGCAGCTGGATTGCAGAGCACATATATACTCCGACACCCCCACCTCCTGAAGATAGTaacgataatttattttacatggGTATTGCTCTTCCAAAAAGACTTATAACTATATTTCCGGAACCACCACAGCCGTCGATTTTGTCTGTAACCGACGATATACCTAAATCTGATGTAGAAACGACTGAAGTAGACGAAGAATCCTGTTCGGAATATGACGAGGATGCGGAACATTGCCGTATCTGTTTAGTGTGTTATAATGGCAGAATTAGTAATAAAGATTCAGAACAAGATGCTAAATTACAAAG gATAATACTTAGACACGCACAGCGATTAGCGAATCCCTTATGGTATCGACATAGTCGACAGACCCTGCTTAGACTGCGACAGCTGCATTCAGACAAATTTCAG GATACTTGTTTATTTTCGGATGTAGCAGCTCGTTTAGGTAGCGGTACTTACAGAATGCCGGCACGACGATTTCTACAGGAATTGTTTCTAGACTCTACATTTGATGCA CTTTATGTAGAACCTgcaaatattctaaaattaaatGCGAGTAATGAGGAAAAACCGTTACAATCGCCCACTCCTGCGGCAGCTGAACCCAAGCCCCTTGTGCcttcagaaaataaaatcaatggaAGACTTACTTTTTCTGAGATTGAAGTAACGCAACTGGATGTTGTCACCGAGGAGGCAGGAGGCGATTCCTGTAAAACACAACAATGCAATAAAGTGCAAGAAGTTTTGAGGAATTCCGAACGACTGAGCGATGAAAAACTAATAGCCGAAATTTTGAAACCGGAAGAAAGAATACGTCTATCAAAGAGTTCTGATAGAATATTAAAGGTAACAGGTACAAACAGTGCCATCAGCCTTGATTAG